GTTCAAGTGTCAGGCACCTTTTTCGTTTTTTTCTAAATCAAAAAAATGTTATAATTGTGGTAAATCAATTGGAGTGATGCGCATGAGTGTAAAGACTTTTCGTAAAATCCCACTTGAAAAATTTATAGATTTAAAAGTAGATTATGCTTTTAAACAATTATTTGGTACGGATAAGAATAAGGCTATTACTATAGTATTTCTGAATGCTTTATTAAATCGTACAGGGAGAAACGCTATTAAAGAAGTTACTTTTATAAGTCAAGAATTTGGTAGTGAACATGTAGATGATAAGCAATCTCGCTTGGATATTTTAGTGAAAACACAAGATGATTTATTTATTAATGTTGAAATTCAATTAACCAATCAATACGATATGATGAAACGAACACTGTACTATTGGTCAAGAATTTATACTTCGCAACTTCGTAAAGGGATGGGGTATCATAAATTACGACCGACAATTACTATAAATATTTGTAATTTTACGTTATTTGAACACACAAAAAATTATCATTCTATTTTTCAACTTTATGATAATCAAGATAATTTGAAAATGGATGATGTACTTGAAATACATTTTATCGATATTAATCGATTTATACAGCAATGGTATGCAAAACAATTGGATTCTTTTAAAAATGTCCTGGATAGATGGTTAATGCTACTGGGAATGGTTGATGGACGTAAAGCGAAAGTCTATGAAGAAATTTATTTAGAATTGGAGGAGCTTGCGATGAAGGATGAGGAGTTATTCAATGCTATGAATGTTTGGCAAGATTTAAGTCAATCCCCTGAAGATTATTATGCATATCAATCTCGTTTGAAATATATCCTTGATGAGGCGGCGAAGCTAGAAGATACAAAATATATAGCTGAGCAAGAAGGGCTATTGAAAGGAATAGAACAAGGAATAGAACAAGGAATAGAGCAGGGGATAGCACAGGGAATAGAACAAGGTATAGAACAAGGCATTAAACACGGAGAAAAAAAGGTGCAGAAGGACATTGCGTTAAAGTTATTGAAGAGAGAAACCAATATTGAAACAATCGCAGAACTAACAGAGCTAACAATTTCTGAAATTAACCAGTTAAAAGAATTACTTGATTAAATCTTTAGGTGCCGGGCACTCGAAATTTTCACAATTGTATGGGTGCCAGGCACTTCTTACATTTTCCTTTTTCGATTCAACATAAAAAAGTATAACCATATTACCAGTATGCTATAAATAAAAATCCAAATAAATTGCCAATAAAAAACGGCTGGTATTACGTTGATGCTATCATCTGAACTCATCATTTCTAAAGAAAGATGTACAGGGGGTAAGAGCCATATAAGACCCT
This DNA window, taken from Lysinibacillus sp. FSL M8-0337, encodes the following:
- a CDS encoding Rpn family recombination-promoting nuclease/putative transposase produces the protein MSVKTFRKIPLEKFIDLKVDYAFKQLFGTDKNKAITIVFLNALLNRTGRNAIKEVTFISQEFGSEHVDDKQSRLDILVKTQDDLFINVEIQLTNQYDMMKRTLYYWSRIYTSQLRKGMGYHKLRPTITINICNFTLFEHTKNYHSIFQLYDNQDNLKMDDVLEIHFIDINRFIQQWYAKQLDSFKNVLDRWLMLLGMVDGRKAKVYEEIYLELEELAMKDEELFNAMNVWQDLSQSPEDYYAYQSRLKYILDEAAKLEDTKYIAEQEGLLKGIEQGIEQGIEQGIAQGIEQGIEQGIKHGEKKVQKDIALKLLKRETNIETIAELTELTISEINQLKELLD